From a single Bacteroidales bacterium genomic region:
- a CDS encoding hydroxyacid dehydrogenase: MARPKVLFIDTVHPVLQQDLTDLGFQCDYFENYSTADYHLVIQQYTGIIIRGKILLDKTILSKAAQLKFIGRVGAGMENIDVEYAESHGIQCLNAPEGNRDAVGEHTLGMLLMLLNNLRKADREVREGIWIREGNRGVEIEGKTVGIIGYGNMGGAFAKRLAGFGAKVIAYDKYKSQFTDQYVEESTLEQLFEKTDILSLHIPLTEETTFLVDDQFINQFKKNIYLINTSRGKVLKTADLVKNLKSGKVKGAALDVIEYEKLSFEGINKANLPEDFKYIVQSDHVVLSPHIAGWTHESNYKMAKVIVNKIKDLL, translated from the coding sequence ATGGCCAGACCAAAAGTCCTTTTTATTGATACTGTTCATCCGGTTTTACAACAAGATCTTACTGATCTTGGTTTTCAATGCGATTATTTCGAGAACTACTCAACCGCTGATTATCACCTTGTAATCCAACAATACACCGGGATTATCATTCGAGGCAAAATCCTGCTTGACAAAACTATTCTGAGCAAGGCTGCACAACTGAAATTCATTGGCCGGGTTGGCGCAGGCATGGAAAATATAGATGTAGAGTATGCTGAATCACATGGTATTCAATGTCTTAATGCCCCCGAAGGCAATCGAGATGCCGTGGGTGAACACACGCTCGGCATGCTGTTGATGCTGCTCAACAACCTCAGAAAGGCTGACAGGGAAGTAAGAGAAGGCATCTGGATCAGGGAAGGCAACCGGGGTGTCGAAATTGAAGGGAAAACAGTCGGGATAATTGGCTATGGGAATATGGGTGGAGCATTTGCAAAACGACTTGCCGGCTTTGGTGCAAAAGTGATCGCCTACGATAAGTACAAATCCCAATTCACAGACCAATATGTTGAAGAATCAACGCTGGAACAACTTTTTGAAAAAACGGACATCCTGAGCCTCCACATTCCACTGACTGAAGAAACGACCTTCCTGGTTGATGATCAGTTTATCAACCAATTTAAAAAGAACATTTACCTGATCAATACCTCCCGCGGCAAAGTGCTGAAAACCGCTGATCTGGTGAAAAATCTTAAATCCGGGAAGGTAAAGGGCGCAGCCCTTGATGTGATCGAATATGAAAAACTATCATTCGAAGGCATCAACAAAGCAAATCTGCCCGAAGATTTCAAATACATTGTACAATCGGATCATGTTGTCTTATCACCTCACATCGCCGGCTGGACACATGAATCCAACTACAAAATGGCCAAAGTGATTGTAAATAAAATCAAGGACCTACTTTAA